AACTACCTCAACCCTCACGAACCTCATCAGTCGGATATAAACTTACCTTTGTCAATAAACTCTTCATCGCATCACCTGAGATAAGACATCATGTGCCCATCTCTGGTCTGTTGTCTAAGCTTGTCTAAAGCTTTAGCTTCTATTTGTCTGATTCGCTCCCTTGTAACATTGTAAACCTGACCAACTTCTTCAAGCGTTCTTGGCATGCCATCATGTAATCCAAATCTTAAACGAAGAACCATTTGCTCTCTTTCTGTAAGAAAAGTTTGTAGAACAGCCTCTAAATCTTCTCTAAGCAAATCAGAAAGAACTCTCTCTTCCGGATTTTTTTCTGCTTCACTTTCTACAATATCCGAAAGACTATTACTGTCATCATCCCCGATAGGAGTTTCCAAAGAAATTGGTAACTGTGCGATTTTAGCTAACTCTTGGACTTTAATAACCGACAACTCACTATGCTGAGCTAATTCTTCATCTGTTGGTTTCCGTTTATATTCTTGCATGAACATTTTTGATATTTTTTTCAGTTTATTAAGCGTCTCCACAACATGCACTGGAAGTCTAATTGATCTTGATTGATCGGCAATTGCTCTCGTGATAGCTTGTCTTATCCACCATGTAGCATAAGTAGAAAACTTGTACCCTTTAGTATAATCATATTTATCAACAGCTTTCATTAATCCGATGTTGCCTTCTTGTATCAAATCAAGGAAAGAAAGCCCTCTTCCGTTATATCTTTTAGCAATACTAACTACCAATCGCAAATTGGATCTAATTAAAATTTTTCTTGCTTCATCATCATTGTTTTCTTGAATTCTCTGTGCAATATTAAACTCTTCTTCTGTTTTAAGAAGTTTTATTCTTCCAATTTCTTTTAAATACATTTTTATAGAATCGTATTTTGCGCCCTTGTTGCTTTCCTCTTGCAAAACTTCTTCTTCAATATCAATGTCCTTGGATTCTTCTTCGTCTGGCTGGTCAACTTCCACAGTAGTATCTGCCTCATTGGTAATTTCTCCCAAATCAACATGAGTATCTTTCAAGATTTCTAAAATATCATTAGGGGAAGATGCTTCCTCAAATAAAACTTCTGTATTCATTTATTTTTGATCAACTCCGACAGTTGCTGATTTAGACACATAAGTTTATCAAAATCACCAATTTTTTCAAGTTCAATTATCTGTTTTTTCAAATCAGCTACCTTTTCTCTATTGTTTCTCTTCTTTAAAGACTCCACTGCTTCCTGTAAAAATAGCTGAGGGTTAGCAAAATTTATTTTCATACAAATACTTACAATCTTGTGTCCAGCAACTAAATCGCACAAATACTGAACGTCTTTTTCTGGATTATTGACAATCAAAGCAAAAATCTTTTTATGCTCCATATCTATAAAATCATCCACTGAAAAATTACCTAAAAATTCGTTTCTTAAAGAAACATGACTTAAAAGGATAGACAGGACATCTTCTTCTAATTTAAAGAACTTGTCTTTTGATCCTTTATCTATTTTATAATCTTTCTTTTTAGAAATTGAAAGAGTGTTATAAGTAAAAAAGTAACCTTTTACTTGGTCAAGGTCGATATTCAGCTTACTCGCAATCATAGCAATATAAACGTTTTTAATGATATCATTTTCAAAACGCAAAATAGACTTAAGCTCTTTTAATACCCTTGATTTATCTTCAACTGCCATCTTCGATGATTCCATGCTGTGTCCATGAACTTTTATTGAATGGTCAATTAAAAACTCTTTATAAGTTATCGCCTCAATCATTTGTTTTCTAAAACTATCCAGCCCATATTTCTTAATAAAGTCATCGGGATCCTTACAATCTTTCAACCCAATCACTTTAACCTCAACTTCTGGGTCTTGAAGAACATCATTCACTCGATACATAGCGTTTTTTCCTGCATCATCATTATCAAAACACATGTACAATAATTTCACGAAACGTTTAATCAAATTAAACTGCTGAGGGGTTACCGCAGTGCCAAGGGCTGCTGCAATATTTTTTATTCCAGACTGAAAAACACTTATAGCATCCATATATCCTTCAACAAGGATTAATTGACCATTATTTTCTCGGATATATTTTTTAGCCATATTAAGGCCATAAAGAACGTTACTTTTACTATAAAACCTTGTTTCTGGAGAATTAACATACTTAGCACCTTCGCCTGAAATAATCCTTCCTCCAAAACCTAAAGTCCTGCCCTGTAAATCTATTATTGGGAACATAAACCTCTTATAGAATCTATCCTTAATTTTTCCTTTAGAATCAATGCCAATCCCAATATCTAACAAATCATCTTTAATATCTTTGACGTCAAACCCTAGCAGCTCATCACAATTAGCTTTTGAAGAATAACCTAACTGAAAATTGTCTATTGTTTCTTTATCCAATCCTCTATCTTTGATATAATTTTTTGCTTCTTCATGATCCAATTGTTGATGATAAGCATCCTTAATCTTGCTTAATAAAGCGAATCCGTTTTCTCGATCATCCTTTTCGAAATTCATCATCTGGTCATCATTTAATTCAATGCCTGATTTTTCAGCCAATAACTTAACAGTATCAATAAAACTAAGTCCGTCTATTTTCATTAAAAAAGAAAAAACATTGCCACCTGTCCCGCAACCAAAGCAGTGAAATATTTTTTTATCTGGACTCACTACAAACGAAGGGGTTTTTTCATTATGAAAGGGGCAAAGACCCAAAAAATTCAAACCTCTTTTGCGAAGTTTTACATATTGTCCAACAATCTCTACGATATCCGTTCTTTCTTTGATAAGTTCTAATGAATTCTCATCAACCATCAGGAATTAGTCTTTGATCTTTTTCACAATAGACAAAATATATTCAGTGGCCGTAACCATGTCTGAGATTTTGATTTCTTCCTCACAAGTATGAACCTTGTTCATGCCAGTACTTAAAACAACAGTTGGGATACCCATCTTGTTGAAAATATTAGCATCACTTCCACCACCAGAAGCTTGTTCTACGTGTTGAACACCAAGACTTTGGGCTGCTTTTTTGCAAACTTTAAGCAGTTCTTTCTCCTTCGAAACATCAAAATAACCATAGTCCTTACGCGCTATAAACTCCAGGTCAGCACCTGCTTTTTTGCATGCTTTCTTAAAAGATAATTGAATATCCTTAACCATGTTCTTTACCTTTTTCTTTGACTGACTACGAGCCTCACCTTTAACAATAACCTCATCCGGAACAATGTTAGTGGCTTTGCCTCCTTCAATCATTCCAATGTTGGCAACTGTCTCCTCATCAATTCTCCCAATTTTACACTTTGAAATAGCTTTAGACGCTACAACTATGGCATTAATACCTTTTTCTGGCTCCATACCTGCGTGAGCACTCCTACCTATCACCTTTGCTTCAAAGCTATAATGATTTGGAGCTTTTACTATAACTGTGCCAATCTCTCCGCCAGTGTCCAGAACAAAACCATAATCAACTTGAATCGGCTGTAAAGCTTTTGCTCCCTTTAAACCTATTTCTTCTTCAACTGAAAAAATTACTACAATCGAGGTCGTATCAAGCTTCTTTTCTTTAATTACATATAACATCTCTAAAATCTCAGCTATTCCAGACTTATCGTCACCACCAAGGATAGTATCACCTCTGGAAGAAATCCTATCTCCCTTAATAACAGGCTCAATCCCATTACCTGGAGTAACAGTATCCATGTGTGCAGAAAACAAAAGAGATGGACCTGATAATTTGCCATGAGAAATTGCATAAATGTTACCTTTTTTATCCAAAGCAACATCTAGTCCAAGATCACAAAGTATTTTCTGAAGATACTTACTAACCTTTTTTTCATTTCCTGATTCACTATCAATCTTTACTAAATCAATAAAAGTTTTAACCAATCTCTTAGAATTAACCATAATTACCTCTCTTATGCAGTGCTGTTCATCAAATAAATCAACAAAAAATTTATAAATTAATTAACTTTTTAAGCAAATCTCTGCTAAATAATACCATAGTCGTTGGTTATATTTAATCTGTATTATTTATTTATAATCAATTCATTCTTTAGCCCTACTGTGATAAAATGATTGGAAAGATAAAAGCACATATATAGTAAGGGGAACTAATATGAATGATAACTATAAAGAAAGACTCTCAGACATCTTGTCTAGAAAAGATAACAAAGATAAAGAAGCTATTCTTATTGAAGATTCTTTTAAATATAATCTTACCCATAAAATAGTTAAAGATGAATACAACTCAACCCCTAGAGATATCTATAATGCACTGAGCTATACCATTATGGATCAACTTGCAGAAGGATGGTTGGAAACACAAAGACAGCACCATTATCATGATTCAAAAAGAGTTTACTATCTATCAATGGAATTTTTAATCGGCAGACTATTAAAAATGAATATTGATAACTTACATATCAATTGCCAGGTACAAGAACTACTTTCTAAACTTAATTTCGATTTCAATACGATTGAAGACATGGAAGAAGATGCCGGCCTTGGCAACGGTGGATTAGGCAGACTTGCTGCTTGCTTTCTAGAATCAATGGCGACATTAAACATCCCTTCCTTTGGCTACGGAATTCGTTACGACTATGGTTTATTCAAACAAGACATTGAAAATGGATGGCAAATTGAGAAGCCAGACAAATGGCTAGAAAATGGATACCCATGGGAAATTCCTAGATCAGAAAAATATACAATTAATTTTTATGGCCATGTTGAAAAATATAATGATAAAGATGGTAAAGAAGTTTCCGTTTGGAAGAATTGCAATAAA
This Candidatus Margulisiibacteriota bacterium DNA region includes the following protein-coding sequences:
- the dnaG gene encoding DNA primase, with translation MVDENSLELIKERTDIVEIVGQYVKLRKRGLNFLGLCPFHNEKTPSFVVSPDKKIFHCFGCGTGGNVFSFLMKIDGLSFIDTVKLLAEKSGIELNDDQMMNFEKDDRENGFALLSKIKDAYHQQLDHEEAKNYIKDRGLDKETIDNFQLGYSSKANCDELLGFDVKDIKDDLLDIGIGIDSKGKIKDRFYKRFMFPIIDLQGRTLGFGGRIISGEGAKYVNSPETRFYSKSNVLYGLNMAKKYIRENNGQLILVEGYMDAISVFQSGIKNIAAALGTAVTPQQFNLIKRFVKLLYMCFDNDDAGKNAMYRVNDVLQDPEVEVKVIGLKDCKDPDDFIKKYGLDSFRKQMIEAITYKEFLIDHSIKVHGHSMESSKMAVEDKSRVLKELKSILRFENDIIKNVYIAMIASKLNIDLDQVKGYFFTYNTLSISKKKDYKIDKGSKDKFFKLEEDVLSILLSHVSLRNEFLGNFSVDDFIDMEHKKIFALIVNNPEKDVQYLCDLVAGHKIVSICMKINFANPQLFLQEAVESLKKRNNREKVADLKKQIIELEKIGDFDKLMCLNQQLSELIKNK
- a CDS encoding sigma-70 family RNA polymerase sigma factor; this translates as MNTEVLFEEASSPNDILEILKDTHVDLGEITNEADTTVEVDQPDEEESKDIDIEEEVLQEESNKGAKYDSIKMYLKEIGRIKLLKTEEEFNIAQRIQENNDDEARKILIRSNLRLVVSIAKRYNGRGLSFLDLIQEGNIGLMKAVDKYDYTKGYKFSTYATWWIRQAITRAIADQSRSIRLPVHVVETLNKLKKISKMFMQEYKRKPTDEELAQHSELSVIKVQELAKIAQLPISLETPIGDDDSNSLSDIVESEAEKNPEERVLSDLLREDLEAVLQTFLTEREQMVLRLRFGLHDGMPRTLEEVGQVYNVTRERIRQIEAKALDKLRQQTRDGHMMSYLR
- a CDS encoding M20/M25/M40 family metallo-hydrolase — its product is MVNSKRLVKTFIDLVKIDSESGNEKKVSKYLQKILCDLGLDVALDKKGNIYAISHGKLSGPSLLFSAHMDTVTPGNGIEPVIKGDRISSRGDTILGGDDKSGIAEILEMLYVIKEKKLDTTSIVVIFSVEEEIGLKGAKALQPIQVDYGFVLDTGGEIGTVIVKAPNHYSFEAKVIGRSAHAGMEPEKGINAIVVASKAISKCKIGRIDEETVANIGMIEGGKATNIVPDEVIVKGEARSQSKKKVKNMVKDIQLSFKKACKKAGADLEFIARKDYGYFDVSKEKELLKVCKKAAQSLGVQHVEQASGGGSDANIFNKMGIPTVVLSTGMNKVHTCEEEIKISDMVTATEYILSIVKKIKD